Within the Hevea brasiliensis isolate MT/VB/25A 57/8 chromosome 2, ASM3005281v1, whole genome shotgun sequence genome, the region ccctagacccagggaaaaattcataaaataatttttgggactccaaagaagggtcattgaggttcctatggcattagaatgccaagaaaatatttagaaaaatttttcaatcggtacagacaattttgacccgttaagtcaaacggagggcattttggtcatttcaccttcagaggtgatttttggccgacttgtccagttgagtaaataattattgtgacataaaatatgaattaatattgatgaaaaattaatttaaagttagtagaaaagaaaagaaaaaaaaatacaatatgtgcaatttatgacatcattgtgatgtcatttgaagttcccaccaatcacatgtaaacaaccaattaattaactaataagagagacaaatgaagaccaaaggaattaaaaatgccatcagccatcttcctccccaaaccagccgaaacctatgccttgccctaaacctccattaacactccattcaagcttaaaaatctctcaaacctcaccctaaaaccctaagtcaccttcactaaaacttatccacacaccctaaggaagctctaggcagccacaaagaggagaaattttagagttttcacaagttcaataagttgagcaaagaggttagtgcctatttatacttatacttcttttattccatattaaggacttaaaataagtaaggaattgtgaattaaacgaatgaaatttatgtgtatgtactccttgaaattttggcagccctaaggaagggataagagtgattgttttgatggaattagagtggactaaagatgatgtttaaggtatatatatacatgtataatgaattggtgtgctaactaaggtaattagtgtaaaccttgaatatgagctagggtttgggagtgacacttggatttagcttatgaaattgttaaagaacattctaatggtcaattagttaccatttgaggtaagttgaccataatttgaagtgcattagagtgttacaaagtgttttggtaggctgcctagtgacagcagcagggaggctgtgagtccagcctgtttggactgccatatctttggctgtgtaggttcaattggtatttggccaattggacatgaaactagacttataatggcacaagttttctgaagaaaccatgcccaaaagaccaaagcaagtagaccaaaagttggccccaatccggataccctgcaagcaaattctgcagaatgaccaaatgaacagtaactgttcatttggccataactcactgtaaaatggtccatttgacctgaaatttttacagcaacaagataagatatagacaaaaaactttcatgaagaaacctaccccaaattatgaccagaacctattcaacaaggcagtggcagtcactgttcattgtactgtagatttggtaaattctgcagatttgaaatccggccagctgtggtttttggaccatatctggagctacaaaactccaaatggagtgattcaaaaaaataaattcaactagacaaaataaggaacaactttcatgtttaccatttcctcaaatttccactgtaacagtccctaatggaacagtaaacttatggtacaaaaactgaaaattctgccccttagtgctaagcttggaaatggatttggtgattaattccaacaagttttaaatgcaaaatgtggtacattgggagtgttaaaaccaatgcatctattttctatccaaaagtcaacatttttgttgactaataaagtgaatagtgacaccaaaacttgaaattcaaaaattaaagaattcaaaagtatcaaatgccctagtatacctaactagattgatttggatagtttggcatgccaatagggttcagttagcagtactgcacatggcattatgtcattctatgattttatggcttttagccattctgaccttgtgttgatatttggccttgtgcccattgtcattacagcttattagctgttctgttgcacaccgggagatgcatatgtgaccgatggtgtgacggcccgaggtacttgatacccagtgccagtttacccgttatccagtccagtcgtccagtataggttacttgggcaaccaaatgaatgaaagtggacaaagttaacaaaataaatggatatacaaatacaaaacaaataagtcatatacattcaatgcatatttatttctgttatttctttctattttattatttgcaccactaagcattattgcttagcgcgttgcttttgccacgcgtaggttctggagatactgaccgagagcccagtagaccacagactgggtgagacctcctgcagctctgcatagtgtccgtgtcacctcaccttccacagtgcattggtaggacactaggtttcattttgatattttgtaactaatttctattttctcatgtgtatttgaacttatgtaatgtattttgatgttcatgtaaataatgaaaattgtgtttgtgaatggaaaatgtgaatatctatatgtgaattgtacttgattatcacatgagatgaatgattgagaaatgaaattgaaaaatattgagattttgatattggagtttgagaagattgaatatgattataggaagtgtttttcacaggttccgaagaactgttttctccatttttagccggtactctgccggattttttacaaaattttcggaatcccaaataaattataatttcaataaatgacttaaataaataatatttcacaagttatattcaaaaccatgataaaaattaattaaggtaaaatagagtgttccggtacaccgtgtgacataacttactcggatatactgtaaacgggtaaggggtgtcacaagatcccatcttgatcaacacccatctccatatataactagtaggagccaacacatgcccatatacccatccacagtatgagtatgaaagcagtatcaaactcaaatcacctatatacaagataactgtattatctcaggtctaaagattatatgcactgatatgacatatgacaatgcattgacaaaagtaaactccacgtgcttatcataagtgtcactagttcggcctacttatcatctataagtgcctatcatgtttgttatgtggcatgagactcaccactccaacttatttatatctcatattaatactttgggaacaaacatgattacaatttttctggataagtcatatccttttgtgaagtatcctcgcttgtgaaccaatttataatactttgtgctagaaatactgtcactcatattcttaacaacttaagaatagaatttctaagaaaatattaatggaccttttcaattacacataaatagattatgtaaacagaaaagtgtaattgccttttattaatgaaatatatacaagatacatacaaaatgatatactctagggcatactactaacaatgaacTGCTCAATACGAGGGAACGCCGACTTGGCCAAAGTCTTAGGCTCTACAATCTGCTTCCCTGAAGACCGAGCTAGGGTGGGCCCAGAGAGTATGGAGGATCTCCTCACTCAAACGATGAGCTTGAGTTTGGAGGCGATTGTGAAGCAACACATGCTCAGAGAAAAGGCCCACCTCTTAAGGAGGGAGATTACAAAGGCAGTCCAGGGTGCGACAGTTGCGAAGAGCCAACTTTCTACTGCGAATGAACGGATCAGCGAACTAGAGGGATAAGTGAGGTCTCATGAAGAGAAGACTGCTCGGCTGGAGAAGGAACTTGAAGATGCTCAGGCCTTTTGAGCTTTTGACCTAACTAAGTTCTCCGAAGAGATCAAAGCAAAAGAGAATGAAGCTCTGGTGAAGGAAGCTGGCCCTTACGTGAATGCCCATAGTGATCTCCTAGTCGAGCTAGTCAAGCGCTATCCCGAAGAGGATTTCACCTGGCTCGAGAAGCTTGCCCTGGGTGTTGAAGCTAAGAGCGAGCATGAACAGGAGGGAGAGGAGGGAGTGAATAATGAAAATGTAACTATAGATTGGGCTGGGGAAGACCTGCCCACTAAATGAATGTAAAAGTTTTTTGAGATAAATAATATAACTCTTTTTGCATGAGCAACCTCATACTTTTGGAGATCAGATAATTACTTAAGAGATCGGATAAAACATTAACCTTTATTAAAATAAGTGTTTGCACAATTAAAACCAGATAACTAAACACAAGACtgttcacaatttaaaattttaaggtaTTTGAATAGTTACTGAGATCGAAAGACAATAGAACGTAGGATCAGATAATCCGGAGATCAGATATCGATCAGAATAGGACGAACAGAGATGAAGAGACAGAACATAGAAGTGTATGAGATCAGATAATCCTGAAACTTAAACATATGAACACGCGAtgaagagatcgaaaaacaactGAACATAAATGTTCATGAGATCAGATAATcttgaaatatttttttggaaAGCAACTTGGACCATTGCCAAGTTCGAAAAAGTGACCTGTGATCAAGCCACAATTAAAGTAACTTGTTGAGATCGAGTTTAGATCGGAAATCTATACaagaaaataacattttatgaaattaaaactgAATTACAGCTTTTAAAGAGAAAATTGTATATTAATTACACAAGTTATGAATTTAATGGTCGACCAAAATATGATACCTACAGGTGTAATTGGGTGGACATGTCCGGGGTTGCTCCATTGCTGGTTTGTCCCttcttctattttctttcttaatttcaataaattgattgacttaaaaaaaaaaatcttatttcaTCTCTTTTCCTCTGTTCTTATTTTTCTGTCTTAGCAGCTTGAGCTTTAGCAATTTCAAGTTTAGCACTGGTTTCTTCCTATGATGCAAGCTTCTCCACAAGGTTGATATGTAATCAGGCCTTCGATTCTTAAAGTCAAGGTCGTAAGCATGCTTCCAAACATCACTAGTAAGGAGTGGACAGTAAGCAAGTGAATTTATCTCGATGCTTTTTGGGAAAGAGAGTGTACAATAGATTATTTCATGAATCTCCATATACAATATTTTCAGCCCAAGATGTTGATGCATAAATAAAAGTGACTTAAGCTATGTTATCACAAACCATATTATTATTTAGCCTAACCTAGAGAACCATAGGTAGCACATTAGCACGCATCCTCTATAAGCAGTAGATAATCTACCCTAATCTAGATAATGTATCTGTCACTAATCCATTCTAATTAAGTGCTGTTAATTTCAATACATCACAAACAAATGAATTCTTTTATTAacgttttttaaattttattttaatttaatttcttataaattcattaaaaatatttcatataaaataaatttatattttatttttattataaatatatttcttaaattcttatgacattagaatgaaGTTTATCAATAAATATAGTAATATTTACATATGActtataaatttaactttatttaaaactaatatatatatatatatatatatatattgagagaGAGATCTACAACACCTCAATCTTTCTTTCGATTGGTTGTGATTGCAATAAATAGCCAAAATGAAGTTGCAGGCTTGGCTTCTAGCTTAGATGCTATTGTGATCCTACCCTCATATAAGTTTAGTTTTTGTACATTACTGATTTGTTTTGAAAATAAATTGGTCTACCAtagattattttttttcttagaatttttatttattgttgCTTTAAATTGCTTCAAAATCATCTAAACTCTAAAGGGGTATCGTGATCTTTTGTATTTTCATTATTTGCAAAGGGCAAAAGATGAACAATGAGTGACTATACTCTAGTTTTGAGATCTTTACATTCTCTTCTCATATTGTATTTTTTCATATCACATGTTCTTTTGCAATTTATTATATACTATGAATTAATTTGCTCCAATCTTTTTTATATGAAAAGATTTGTGGCTACCGTTATTTAATTTCGTatggctaataaaaaaaaaattatttggatTTTGTTGCTGTTATTATTGTGGCTATTCTATAATGATCCCTCGAATCATAAAATTTAGAATATATTGATACATATATTAGAatcgatttttttatatataaaagaaaatttagttagtaatttattatttataaataatttattattattgttaatatatttgttaaatttgtttttaaaaattttttctatattataagaaaatattatattatataaaatattatatatcaaataaatattaataatattaatatctattaatttggATGTACACGATTAATTCtactaaataaaacaaaaaaatcaaatccaaaataaataaatttaaaaaatcaacATGAAACTatattaaattcaatttattttactattatatatATAAGCTCTTAAATAGCGTTGGAGAAAGTTTAAAGTTTTCACACTAATTATATAagctttataaaaattataaaatgccatttactaagtgTCAATGAAGTTAacattttattattgaaaaaatttaaCACGAAAGTATATcaatcaataaaataataaataattaaatttatatacttataaaacacttaaaattataaaattatagtataattataaaattttcataataaattttactCTTATTATATTCACTTACAAATATATAATTTCTTATTTCTATTcatatatttttacttttattaacttaaattcaaaagtAATAAGATTCATatacaataaaatattaaaaaataaaaaaatattatattatcataGTAATAATTGATATattgtaataataatattatattgtataaaaaattaataaaaaattatgtaaaaatattaaattaagaaGAAAACCTACAACGCATAAAAAAAACAAACTAGCGTATACTACATACAGTGGACTAATTATTGAGCCCATAATTTCCTTAAAATACTAGTGCAGCGTCGATGACACTCACTAAAACGACGTAATGAGAGTCAACATGTGGATTAGGCCTGAATTTATCTAATTAAGGGAAAATTACTTCGTGTAAccaatatacacatatatatatattaaaaagtatTGCTGTtccgattttttttcttttttttatttacattgttaaatgcaatttttttttcaaagaaagCAATTTTTTAATGCATAATTGAGTATGAGGTGCAAAAATATAAGGTTCAttaattatttatctattttaattGATGAGTGATCAGCTAATTCGATACTCAGAAGTCATAAccctaaaaataaaaataaaaaataattaaaattttttcaagcttaataatatataattataattgatTAATAGAGGCTCAATAAATAAaatagacaaaaaaaaattaagggtttGCAAATGAGTTTggggttaaccaaaataaaatagcAAATCTTTAAATATAGGAGTATAAATAACAGCTGATCATAAATTCAGTGATTTAATAGTTATAAGCAAATTcactatatatgtatatatattttcttatgaacATACATGACaaagaaagtgaaaaaaaaatgCTGGGAGAAACTTCTTACTATCCCATATAATTGCAAAGCCGGGCTCCAAGCAATTACATGCTGTGGAAATGCCACTGGCCCAAGCAATTAATGACATTCACGTCAATTAGCTACTCCACTTAGACCAACATTATTAACTTGCACATCGCACCTCATATATAATTTCTATATTCCTATGAAGATTAACACATGACTATTTTGCTAGTTTCCCCCTCTACAGACAGGCTCCTCCAGCATTGTTGCATGATGCTTCAGCTGGTTGGTTCTTGTAAGTGAGATTTATACCCTCTAATTTGATCCCAGTACATGGATACATCTTACTGCAATCAAATTTCACTGCAATTTCTGTTGCTGATGATCCATGGATATCTAGATAGGTCACGCCACTAATTTTTACCCCAGAAACCTGTTCCATGCAGAAATTTAATTAGAACAGAAGTTAGACTCTTAATTAGGactgaaagaggaattgaagtagtTTGATAAACTTGGCCTACCTGGCCAGGGCAATTGTTGTTATCAGGACAGTAATTTTGATCAATAATAATAGGATTTTGAACGTTATTCATGACAAGATGTTGGAAAACAATGTTCCTGGCGAAACCGTTGCTGGGTCTACCCCAGGTCTTGATTCTCACTCCATTGTCAGTTCCAGTAAATGTAGCTCCTGTGACTGTCACATTCTGGACTCCACTTTCTTGAAGGTCCTTGCCTAAACTTCCAATGCTGCAGAGCCACACATTTGATGTTTTTTAGCTTACCAGGTTACAAAAATCCTTATATTCACATATGTTGTCGTACATTTAACATCTTTTTAATTACCTGATTCCATGGCCAGGTCCACAGGCAACATTTTGAACCCACGTATTAGTGGTGCCAGGGCCAATTGATACACAATCATCCCCTGTACTAATCTTAGAATTCAGAATGGTGACACCACTTGATGCTTGAACATGAATTCCGTCGGTGTTGGGGCTCTCAACAGAGGCCATGATTTTCACCCCTTGCACTTTGACGTTTTGGCATTCATTGATGACAATGTGGAACATTTGGCTATTCAGTGATGTCAATCCGCTTATTACAACGTTGTTTGAATTTGTGAATTCAAGTGACTGCACATGCAAAGAAGAACAAGTAgaatatatttattcaaattctaatagATATATATGGAATTCTATATAAATGGGTATCTCTATGCACATGGCTACCTTTCACACTCTAGAATTTTAAAATACCGCATAAGATTTTCTTTGATTCTTTTAAAGGTATATGTGAGTCATTGGAATAGAAATTTGATCGTCCTTCTAAATCTACGACCTTTTTTAATGGTGGAGGGAAGGGGCTGTAACTCTCGAACCCGAGATTTCATTACGTCCTCAGGAGGGATAAACAGACCAGTTTGCTTGGAACTTTGCTTAAGAGGCGAATAGCTCAGGTTGGCCGTACATTAATTTTATTCAGAATTATCAAATGCAAGACCAGTGCAAGATAAAATGAAGTAACAATTGTGTCACATATAACGTAGTTACCGTTGCACCGGCAGGGCAACTCTTGCCAGAGGCCTTGCAAGACCACAATCCAGTACCTTGTCCATCAAGAGTCCCACCAGAAACCGTAACCCCTTGAACATGTTCAAAGATCAGCCAGTTCCCAGAACTGCCTATGACCTTGTAATCTGAAGGAGCCACAAGGGTACCATCTATACGCAAAACAATAGCATTGTTTTTGCAAGGACCCTGGAATGCCACTTTACGAAGAAAGAACCTTCCTTTAGGAACATATACGATGGTTGATTTTGTGGAGGCACAGGCTTGTGTCCAAGCTGCTAGAAAGGCTTTGGTTGAATCTGTTTTGCCATCAGGTTTGGCACCATAACTTACTACATTATACTGTACAGCTCCCTTTGCTAAAGATGAGGCAAGAGAAATGAGGAGAAGTACTTGGAGAGTAGGGCTCACTGAATGTGCCATTGTTTTTCTATATTTTGATGATGCGATGATTAGCTAGGGAGCGGAGTAGGTATTTATAGGCGTGCATATCAAAGAAGAACAGCTACATATGCTACTGGTTAGTGAACTCAAAAGAAATGATTCTGAACTAGTTTGGCATTTTTAATATCAATAATTTTAGGGCAAttgaataaaaaaacaaaaaaaaatttcctCAACTTGTTATTTTAtcttaacattttaattttaattttaattttgattttgatatCCTATATTTGGTGCAATTGTTatcttttttttattcaattaatttttaattaaaattataaattgatgAAAAAGTGTGGTGTTTTTTATCCAATTgatcataattttattattaataatttaaattgtttttctTTTACCATGTATTAAGCAAAATCTAATTtgctattataattaaatttaatttaattattgatggCTTGTATAACTATTTTGTTTAAACTaaagtaatattattttattttaaaaattttaatataaagaaATTTGTATATTTTAGTAATATCTATTTTTGCGAGATAATTATTTCAATATATATACATGGGAGAGCAGTTTTTGGTTTAAACtgaaaaac harbors:
- the LOC110648505 gene encoding polygalacturonase-like — encoded protein: MAHSVSPTLQVLLLISLASSLAKGAVQYNVVSYGAKPDGKTDSTKAFLAAWTQACASTKSTIVYVPKGRFFLRKVAFQGPCKNNAIVLRIDGTLVAPSDYKVIGSSGNWLIFEHVQGVTVSGGTLDGQGTGLWSCKASGKSCPAGATSLEFTNSNNVVISGLTSLNSQMFHIVINECQNVKVQGVKIMASVESPNTDGIHVQASSGVTILNSKISTGDDCVSIGPGTTNTWVQNVACGPGHGISIGSLGKDLQESGVQNVTVTGATFTGTDNGVRIKTWGRPSNGFARNIVFQHLVMNNVQNPIIIDQNYCPDNNNCPGQVSGVKISGVTYLDIHGSSATEIAVKFDCSKMYPCTGIKLEGINLTYKNQPAEASCNNAGGACL